DNA from Aquificaceae bacterium:
ACTTCCAAGCCCTTGAAAACCTCATAGACTTTCACATAAACAACCACACAGATGCCATTTTGGTGTGCGGAACAACTGGAGAGTCTCCCACTCTTACCTTTGAAGAGCATGAGAGGGTGGTGGAGCATGCGGTCAAGTATGCTAACGGAAGGATTAAGGTAATTGCAGGCACGGGTGCAAATGCCACTCATGAAGCCATAGAGCTCACATCTCATGCAAAAAGTGTGGGTGCGGATGCCTGTCTTCTTGTGGTCCCCTACTACAACAAACCTACCCAAGAGGGACTATACCAACACTTCAAAACTGTAGCGGATGAAGTGGACATTCCAATAATTCTCTACAATATACCTTCAAGGACTGGAGTGGAAATAGCTCCAGAGACAATATACAGGCTTGTAAAGGACTGTCCCAACATAATAGGCTCAAAGGAGTCTACACCAAGCATGGATAGGATTTCTGAACTAAAAAGGCTCTTAGGAGAAAACTTTACCATACTATCTGGAGACGATTCCCTTACTTTACCCATGATGGCTTTGGGTGCGAAGGGTGTAATATCTGTTGCTAACAATATAATGCCGAGAGAAGTGAAAGCTCTCGTGGACTATGCTCTAAAGGGTGATTTTCAAAAGGCAAGGGAACTGCACTATTACCTTTTTGACCTCTTTAAAGTGCTCTTTATAGAGACGAATCCCATTCCAGTAAAGACCGCCTGCTGGGCTCTTGGAATGTGTGAAAAGGAATTCAGACTTCCCCTTTGTCCCATGAAGCCAGAAAACGAAGAAAAGCTCATACAAACTCTTAAAAAATATAAACTTCCTGTGGTAAGGGATGCTTAAGTTCTTGCTCTTTATAAACTCCCTATACCTTGGGCTTGGTGCTTTCTTTAGCTTCTTTATTGCTCCCACTCTTTTTAAAGTGCTTCAAAAAGAACAAGCGGGTGCGGTAGTGGAGAAGGTTTTCCCCGTTTACTTTAGCCTTGGGCTTGTGGCTTCTCTTATTACCATAATACTTAGCTTTAAATACAGTAAGCTAATTTTTGGGTTAGCTCTTGCAAATGCCTTAATTCATGCACTCCATATCTTTTATGTGCTTCCCATCGCTCATAATCTAAAGATGGTAGACTATCAAGCCTTTATGAAGTGGCATGGTATATCCATGGGTATGAATTTACTAAGCCTTTTCCTTACGCTTCTTATATGCATAGTTCTTATGAGAAAATGATAGAACTGAGACTTTCCATGCTTCCAGTGCCTAAGAGCAATAGATATATAAGAAAAAGAGGTGGTAGAGTATTTAAACCTCCAAGGGTAAAAAACTGGGAGGTGAGAGCCCTTTGGGAGATAAGAGAGCAATACAAAGGAGAACCCTTAGAGGGTAAACTATCCGTTCATGTGGAGCTCATTCTTCCTAACCATAGGAGAAGGGACATAGACAACATGCTAAAAAGTCTGTGGGACATCTTAGAAAAGGGTGGTGTGATAAAAAATGATAGCCAAATATACGAGGTGAGAACTATAAAGAAGGTTGTCAAGGGTATGCAAGGGACCATAATAAGATTGGGAGAGTTTAACTATGGCACTGAAAGTTCTTAACAATCCATTACTAAAGCACAAGCTAAATATTGTGAGGCAAAAACATACTCCACCAGACAAGTTAAGGCTTCTTATTGAGGAAATAGCTCTTATGAGTATGCCTTTAATACTTGAAAACGTTCCTACGAAAGTAGAGAGAATTGAAACGCCTATAAGCGTCGGGAATTTTGAGCTTGTGGAAGAAGAGAATTTTGTGTTCGTTTGTATACTCAGAGCAGGCCTTCCAATGTTAAATGGTGCTCTAAGAGCACTGCCAGGCGCAAAGGCAGGATTTTTAGCTATAAAAAGAAAGGAACAAAGCTTAGAAGCAGAGCTTTTTTACAAAAGACTGCCATCATTGGAAGGAAAGTGTGTAGTCTTGCTTGACCCCATGTTAGCAACAGGAGGTACTCTCAGCCTTGCCTTAAGTGAATTAAAACCTCTGAATCCTAAGAGACTCATATCTCTAAACCTTGTTGCCTCACCCGAGGGAGTTGAGAGAATAGTTTCAGAACACCCAGATGTGGACCTTTTTATTATTAATATAGATGAAGGCTTAAACTCAACGGGCTACATAGTGCCAGGAGTTGGAGATATAGGTGATAGACTCTTTACTGAAAGTCTCTAATGTATTCTGTTGGGTCAAGTGGAATACCTTCTTTGTTTCTCAGCTCAAACCTTAACATACACTCTCCAGAGTTGTTTTTCCTACCCACCTTAGCTATAACCTGTCCCTTACTTACTCTATCTCCTCTCCTGACGAGATTTGTCTCGTTATAAGCATATAGGGATATAAAATTTTCATGCTCAACTATGACCATATTTCCGTAAGCCTGTAAGTCACCTCCGCTATAAATTACCCTGCCTCCTTCAACAGCCCTTACAGGCGATGAGCATGGTGCGGAAATCTCTATGCCTTTTGGCACTCTAATAACTTTACCTTCAACGGGCATTGGTATACTTAGAGCCCTTGGTGCCAAGATGATAGGTGTTCTCCTCTCTGGCTCTGCCAATACAGCCCTCTCTTCCCTTCTGCTGACCTGCTGTCTTATGTCTTGTGCTGGTCTTTCCGTGGTTAGGGTTTCTCTCTTAGGAAT
Protein-coding regions in this window:
- a CDS encoding peptidoglycan DD-metalloendopeptidase family protein, producing NPDLKGKWLPAGTKVRVPKGSLQAKAEGRESSGEKYELYTVRRGGRLEHVAQATGVPLRDLERLNPDLKGKWLPAGTKVRVPVRERQLAEARRRQENYDIYIVRRGGRLSDVSKATGVPLRELERLNPELKGKFLRAGTEVKIPKRETLTTERPAQDIRQQVSRREERAVLAEPERRTPIILAPRALSIPMPVEGKVIRVPKGIEISAPCSSPVRAVEGGRVIYSGGDLQAYGNMVIVEHENFISLYAYNETNLVRRGDRVSKGQVIAKVGRKNNSGECMLRFELRNKEGIPLDPTEYIRDFQ
- the upp gene encoding uracil phosphoribosyltransferase, whose amino-acid sequence is MALKVLNNPLLKHKLNIVRQKHTPPDKLRLLIEEIALMSMPLILENVPTKVERIETPISVGNFELVEEENFVFVCILRAGLPMLNGALRALPGAKAGFLAIKRKEQSLEAELFYKRLPSLEGKCVVLLDPMLATGGTLSLALSELKPLNPKRLISLNLVASPEGVERIVSEHPDVDLFIINIDEGLNSTGYIVPGVGDIGDRLFTESL
- a CDS encoding RusA family crossover junction endodeoxyribonuclease, with the protein product MIELRLSMLPVPKSNRYIRKRGGRVFKPPRVKNWEVRALWEIREQYKGEPLEGKLSVHVELILPNHRRRDIDNMLKSLWDILEKGGVIKNDSQIYEVRTIKKVVKGMQGTIIRLGEFNYGTESS
- the dapA gene encoding 4-hydroxy-tetrahydrodipicolinate synthase, which codes for MFQGSIVALITPFKEGEVDFQALENLIDFHINNHTDAILVCGTTGESPTLTFEEHERVVEHAVKYANGRIKVIAGTGANATHEAIELTSHAKSVGADACLLVVPYYNKPTQEGLYQHFKTVADEVDIPIILYNIPSRTGVEIAPETIYRLVKDCPNIIGSKESTPSMDRISELKRLLGENFTILSGDDSLTLPMMALGAKGVISVANNIMPREVKALVDYALKGDFQKARELHYYLFDLFKVLFIETNPIPVKTACWALGMCEKEFRLPLCPMKPENEEKLIQTLKKYKLPVVRDA
- a CDS encoding DUF4149 domain-containing protein, which encodes MLKFLLFINSLYLGLGAFFSFFIAPTLFKVLQKEQAGAVVEKVFPVYFSLGLVASLITIILSFKYSKLIFGLALANALIHALHIFYVLPIAHNLKMVDYQAFMKWHGISMGMNLLSLFLTLLICIVLMRK